The following are encoded together in the Salvia hispanica cultivar TCC Black 2014 chromosome 6, UniMelb_Shisp_WGS_1.0, whole genome shotgun sequence genome:
- the LOC125194747 gene encoding uncharacterized protein LOC125194747 — MSENESAESSGVLLGRPFLRTAKTIIDVFDGTICLDYHGEKYTFSIDEAMKKPLDVENLHAIDEQFNNSELSHSIDKEVAGWCETLLTRDMSDEQINEAVMAFSHQSLSFESTGSVQEKSPDEATDLGEMTTKNLEKNPLPQETITPKKELKKLPESLKCAYLGEDETFPVIINSHLTAEQVDKLLEKSGIQVIENDKNELVSTRLVTGWRMCIDYRKLNGATRKDHFPLPFIDQMLERLAGKEYFCFLDGYSGYFQIYVDPEDQEKTTFTCPFGTYAYRRISFGLCNAPGTFQRCMMSIFSDLLEVYIEI; from the exons atgagtgagaaCGAATCTGCTGAGTCTAGCGGAGTGCTTCTAGGAAGACCATTCCTACGCACCGCTAAGACTATAATTGATGTGTTTGACGGGACTATATGCCTAGACTATCATGGGGAGAAATACACCTTTAGCATTGATGAAGCCATGAAGAAACCATTGgatgttgaaaatttgcatGCTATCGAT GAACAATTCAACAATTCAGAATTAAGTCACTCTATTGACAAAGAGGTAGCAGGATGGTGTGAGACCCTATTGACTCGGGACATGTCAGACGAACAGATCAATGAAGCGGTCATGGCATTCTCCCACCAATCACTATCATTCGAGTCAACTGGTTCTGTTCAAGAAAAAAGCCCAGACGAGGCAACTGACTTGGGAGAAATGACAACTAAGAACTTGGAAAAGAATCCCCTGCCCCAGGAAACTATCACACCCAAGAAGGAGTTAAAGAAATTGCCCGAGAGCCTAAAGTGTGCCTACCTTGGAGAAGATGAAACCTTCCCGGTGATAATCAACAGTCATTTAACAGCTGAACAAGTGGATAAGTTACTGGAA AAGTCAGGGATACAAGTGATTGAGAACGATAAGAATGAGTTGGTATCTACTCGGTTGGTGACTGGATGGAGAATGTGCATTGACTACCGGAAGCTTAACGGAGCCACTAGAAAGGATCACTTTCCTTTACCCTTCATCGATCAGATGTTGGAAAGATTGGCTGGAAAGGAATATTTCtgtttccttgatggataTAGTGGGTATTTCCAGATATATGTGGATCCTGAAGACCAAGAGAAGACAACCTTTACCTGTCCGTTCGGCACTTATGCATACAGAAGAATTTCGTTTGGTCTATGCAATGCACCAGGCACCTTCCAGCGTTGTATGATGAGCATCTTCTCAGACCTGCTGGAGGTGTATATTGAGATTTAA